One genomic region from Phocoena sinus isolate mPhoSin1 chromosome 3, mPhoSin1.pri, whole genome shotgun sequence encodes:
- the CLTB gene encoding clathrin light chain B isoform X1 yields the protein MADDFGFFSSTESGAPEAPEEDPAAAFLAQQESEIAGIENDEGFGAPAGSQAALMQPGPVSGAGSEDMGTTVNGDVYQEANGPADGYAAIAQVDRLTQEPESIRKWREEQRKRLQELDAASKVMEQEWREKAKKDLEEWNQRQSEQVEKNKINNRASEEAFVKESKEETPGTEWEKVAQLCDFNPKSSKQCKDVSRLRSVLMSLKQTPLSR from the exons ATGGCTGATGACTTTGGCTTCTTCTCGTCGACGGAGAGCGGGGCCCCCGAGGCGCCGGAGGAGGACCCGGCGGCTGCTTTCCTGGCCCAGCAGGAGAGTGAAATCGCGGGCATAGAGAATGACGAGGGCTTCGGGGCACCTGCTGGCAGCCAGGCGGCCCTCATGCAGCCGGGACCCGTGAGTGGGG CGGGTTCTGAGGACATGGGGACCACAGTCAATGGAGATGTGTATCAG GAGGCTAACGGTCCAGCTGATGGCTACGCTGCAATTGCCCAGGTCGACAGGCTGACGCAGGAACCCGAGAGCATCCGCAAATGGAGAGAGGAGCAGCGGAAACGGCTGCAAGAGCTGG ATGCTGCCTCCAAAGTGATGGAACAGGAGTGGCGGGAGAAGGCCAAGAAGGACCTGGAGGAATGGAACCAGCGCCAGAGTGAACAAGTTGAGAAGAATAAGATCAACAACCG GGCATCTGAGGAGGCTTTTGTGAAGGAATCCAAGGAGGAGACCCCAGGCACAGAGTGGGAGAAGGTGgcccagctgtgtgacttcaacCCCAAGAGCAGCAAGCAGTGCAAAGACGTGTCCCGCCTGCGCTCGGTGCTCATGTCCCTGAAGCAGACGCCGCTGTCCCGCTAG
- the CLTB gene encoding clathrin light chain B isoform X2: MADDFGFFSSTESGAPEAPEEDPAAAFLAQQESEIAGIENDEGFGAPAGSQAALMQPGPVSGAGSEDMGTTVNGDVYQVDRLTQEPESIRKWREEQRKRLQELDAASKVMEQEWREKAKKDLEEWNQRQSEQVEKNKINNRASEEAFVKESKEETPGTEWEKVAQLCDFNPKSSKQCKDVSRLRSVLMSLKQTPLSR, translated from the exons ATGGCTGATGACTTTGGCTTCTTCTCGTCGACGGAGAGCGGGGCCCCCGAGGCGCCGGAGGAGGACCCGGCGGCTGCTTTCCTGGCCCAGCAGGAGAGTGAAATCGCGGGCATAGAGAATGACGAGGGCTTCGGGGCACCTGCTGGCAGCCAGGCGGCCCTCATGCAGCCGGGACCCGTGAGTGGGG CGGGTTCTGAGGACATGGGGACCACAGTCAATGGAGATGTGTATCAG GTCGACAGGCTGACGCAGGAACCCGAGAGCATCCGCAAATGGAGAGAGGAGCAGCGGAAACGGCTGCAAGAGCTGG ATGCTGCCTCCAAAGTGATGGAACAGGAGTGGCGGGAGAAGGCCAAGAAGGACCTGGAGGAATGGAACCAGCGCCAGAGTGAACAAGTTGAGAAGAATAAGATCAACAACCG GGCATCTGAGGAGGCTTTTGTGAAGGAATCCAAGGAGGAGACCCCAGGCACAGAGTGGGAGAAGGTGgcccagctgtgtgacttcaacCCCAAGAGCAGCAAGCAGTGCAAAGACGTGTCCCGCCTGCGCTCGGTGCTCATGTCCCTGAAGCAGACGCCGCTGTCCCGCTAG
- the HIGD2A gene encoding HIG1 domain family member 2A, mitochondrial, with protein sequence MATPGPVTPEAPFEPSQPPVIEGFSPSVYSTSESFKEKFLRKTRENPMVPIGCLGTAAALTYGLYCFHRGQSQRSQLMMRTRIAAQGFTVVAILMGLAASTMKSRP encoded by the exons ATGGCGACTCCTGGCCCCGTCACTCCGGAGGCACCCTTTGAACCATCGCAGCCCCCAGTGATTGAGGGCTTTAGCCCCAGTGTATACAGCACTTCGGAAAGCTTCAAGGAAAAGTTTCTTCGCAAGACCCGCGAGAACCCAATGGTACCCATAG GCTGCCTGGGCACAGCGGCCGCCCTTACCTACGGCCTCTACTGCTTCCACCGGGGTCAGAGCCAGCGCTCCCAGCTCATGATGCGCACCCGAATCGCCGCCCAGGGCTTCACGGTCGTAGCcatcttgatgggtctggctgcATCTACTATGAAATCTCGACCCTGA
- the ARL10 gene encoding ADP-ribosylation factor-like protein 10 encodes MAPRPLSPLVLALGGAAAVLGSVIFILWKTYFGRGRERRWDGGEAWWGTEPACLPEWDEWDPEDEADEEPALEELEQREVLVLGLDGSGKSTFLRVLAGKPPLEGHIPTWGFNSVRLPTKNFEVDLLEIGGSQNLRFYWKEFVNEVDVLVFMVDSADRLRLPWARQELHKLLDKDPDLPVVIVANKQDLSEAVSVVELQQELGLQAVDNQREVFLLAASIAPAGAGFENPGTVHIWRLLLELLS; translated from the exons ATGGCGCCGCGGCCGCTAAGCCCGTTGGTGCTGGCGCTGGGTGGCGCGGCGGCCGTGCTCGGTTCGGTGATCTTCATCCTCTGGAAGACCTACTTCGGCCGCGGACGGGAGCGGCGCTGGGACGGAGGCGAAGCCTGGTGGGGCACGGAGCCTGCCTGCCTTCCGGAGTGGGACGAATGGGAC CCCGAGGACGAAGCGGACGAGGAGCCGGCGTTGGAGGAGTTGGAGCAGCGCGAGGTGCTGGTGCTGGGGCTGGATGGCTCTGGGAAGAGCACGTTCCTGCGCGTTCTGGCCGGGAAGCCACCGCTGGAAGGCCACATCCCCACCTGGGGCTTCAACTCCGTGCGGCTGCCCACCAAGAACTTCGAGGTGGACCTGCTGGAGA TCGGTGGCAGCCAGAATCTGCGTTTCTACTGGAAGGAGTTTGTGAATGAAGTGGACGTGCTGGTGTTCATGGTGGACTCGGCTGACCGGCTGCGGTTGCCCTGGGCCCGACAGGAGCTGCACAAGCTACTGGACAAGGACCCTGACCTGCCTGTCGTCATCGTGGCCAACAAGCAG GACCTGAGCGAGGCCGTGAGTGTGGTGGAGCTGCAGCAGGAGCTGGGCCTTCAGGCTGTCGATAACCAGCGGGAAGTCTTCCTCTTGGCAGCCAGCATTGCCCCTGCAGGAGCCGGCTTTGAAAATCCTGGCACCGTGCACATCTGGAGACTGCTCCTGGAGCTTCTCTCCTAG
- the NOP16 gene encoding nucleolar protein 16 codes for MPKAKGKTRRQKFGYNVNRKRLNRNARRKAAPRIECSHIRHAWDQTKSVRQNLADMGLAMDPNRAVPLLKRKVKALEVDVEEGPKELMRKPYVLNDLEAEASLPEKKGNTLSRDLIDYVCYMVENHGEDYKAMARDEKNYYQDTPKQIRNKINVYKRFYPAEWQAFVDSLQKNKMEVE; via the exons ATGCCTAAAGCCAAGGGGAAGACCCGGAGGCAGAAGTTCGGTTATAATGTTAACCGGAAGCGTCTGAACCGGAATGCTCGACGGAAGGCAGCGCCGCGGATCGAATG CTCCCACATCCGACATGCCTGGGACCAGACCAAATCGGTGCGGCAGAACCTGGCCGATATGGGTTTGGCTATGGACCCCAACAGGGCAGTGCCCCTTCTTAAGAGAAAG GTAAAGGCCCTGGAAGTGGACGTGGAGGAGGGGCCTAAGGAGCTCATGCGGAAGCCCTATGTGCTCAATG ACCTGGAGGCAGAAGCCAGCCttccagaaaagaaaggaaatacgcTATCTCGGGATCTCATTGACTATGTTTGCTACATGGTGGAGAACCATGGGGAGGACTATAAG GCTATGGCCCGGGATGAGAAGAATTACTATCAAGATACCCCAAAACAGATTCGGAATAAGATCAACGTCTATAAGCGTTTTTACCCAGCAGAGTGGCAAGCCTTTGTCGATTCGTTGCAAAAGAATAAGATGGAGGTTGAGTGA